The following coding sequences lie in one Daphnia pulex isolate KAP4 chromosome 1, ASM2113471v1 genomic window:
- the LOC124190776 gene encoding histone 24-like, whose product MAEETNVVAETVEQPAAAAASPAAKPKKAAKATTSKAAKSPAAKRTRPAADKKVASPAKAVASPAKPKKVVKSAAGSAHPPYLEMVTQAVIALKERKGSSRQAILKYILANFQVGTDPKSANIRVKNALKKGMTAGTLVNTKGASGAAGSFRVSPEVLKPKKVAKEVKPAAAKKPKVAKKPKVAAKKPISPKKVTAVKKVAPAAAKPKVAKPAAAKKAAAPAAKKPVAAKKAASPKKAAVKAPKPKVAKPAASPKKAAPKKAVAAKAAKAAKSPKAATKKAVAKK is encoded by the exons ATGGCCGAAGAAACAAACGTTGTTGCCGAAACCGTTGAACAgcccgccgctgctgccgcttcTCCCGCAGCCAAGCCCAAGAAGGCCGCGAAGGCAACCACATCAAAGGCTGCCAAATCTCCGGCCGCGAAGAGGACTCGTCCGGCTGCCGACAAGAAAGTGGCTTCTCCCGCCAAGGCAGTGGCTTCTCCCGCTAAGCCCAAGAAGGTCGTCAAATCGGCCGCTGGATCGGCTCATCCTCCTTACCTCGAGATGGTCACCCAGGCCGTGATTGCACTCAAGGAACGCAAAGGATCTTCCCGCCAGGCTATCCTCAAGTACATCCTCGCCAACTTCcag gTCGGCACTGATCCCAAATCTGCCAATATTCGCGTGAAGAATGCCCTCAAGAAAGGCATGACCGCCGGAACTCTTGTGAACACCAAG GGTGCCTCTGGCGCTGCTGGATCTTTCCGTGTGTCCCCTGAAGTTTTGAAGCCAAAGAAGGTGGCCAAGGAAGTCAAACCGGCCGCTGCCAAGAAGCCTAAAGTGGCCAAGAAGCCCAAGGTTGCGGCCAAGAAGCCCATTTCTCCCAAGAAGGTGACGGCCGTCAAGAAAGTCGCACCGGCCGCTGCCAAGCCCAAGGTTGCCAAACCGGCCGCCGCTAAAAAGGCCGCTGCTCCTGCAGCCAAGAAACCGGTCGCAGCCAAGAAAGCCGCTTCCCCGAAGAAGGCAGCCGTTAAGGCCCCAAAGCCCAAAGTGGCCAAACCAGCTGCTTCTCCCAAGAAAGCCGCACCCAAGAAGGCTGTCGCAGCCAAGGCCGCCAAAGCCGCGAAATCCCCTAAAGCCGCCACCAAGAAAGCCGTTGCTAAAAAGTAG
- the LOC124190748 gene encoding alkyldihydroxyacetonephosphate synthase, peroxisomal-like isoform X1, translated as MADSSADRLAVIHRHLSRDSDGKAAGPKVPSSIPKKRQELLRWNGWGYEDSGFVLHNLGTERNPKYVFTFSGSRYEIASADLPHFFDWAYATIGVDPSKKKDPQGEPSYPPPIVNEGFVSDLKNTKITFSFEGMDRLFRAHGHTLHDIALLRGGQFLRIPDVVVWPECHSHVEELITLASKHNVAIVPIGGGTNVTGAVDCKHGEKRMIVSLDTSQMNQILWIDDGNLVAHVESGIIGKDLEDRLQARGYTTGHEPDSYEFSSLGGWVATRASGMKKNRYGNIEDLVVALRAVTPNGEWRSSGTYPRVSTGPDMNHVMIGSEGTLGVVTEVTIKIRPVPPVRKYASFVFPDFDCGVKFMRQVARDRCQPASLRLMDNQQFQFGQALRPSKGPFGLMVDGLKNFYLTRLKGLDIEKICVATIVMEGTVKEVAIQEEKLTGIGIEFQGIPAGEHNGKRGYQLTFAIAYIRDIGLDYGVVAESFETSVPWDRVVNVVNNTKSRLEKECADRKFSHSFISARVTQVYDAGACIYFYFGFNYGNMSMLQAVEVYEELEIIARDEIMASGGSLSHHHGVGKIRKKWLPSILTSNAINVLHSIKSTVDPQNIMAAGNLVFD; from the exons ATGGCCGACTCGAGTGCTGATCGTTTGGCTGTCATTCACCGTCATCTTTCCAGAGATTCCG ATGGAAAGGCAGCAGGCCCTAAAGTACCAAGCTCTATACCGAAAAAGCGTCAAGAATTGCTACGATGGAATGGATGGGGCTACGAAGATTCCGGTTTCGTTTTGCACAATCTCGGGACggaacgaaatccaaaatatgttttcactttcagtGGCAGTCGATATGAGATTGCCAGTGCTGATCTTCCACACTTCTTTGATTGGGCTTACGCTACAATTGGTGTTGATCCTTCGAAAAAGAAGGACCCTCAAGGCGAACCAAGTTATCCACCCCCAATTGTGAACGAAG GCTTTGTCAgcgatttgaaaaataccaaaatcACATTCTCTTTTGAGGGAATGGACAGGCTCTTTCGTGCCCATGGACACACATTGCATGACATTGCCCTTTTGAGAGGAGGCCAGTTCCTCAGGATAccagatgttgttgtttggccAG AATGTCACTCTCACGTGGAAGAATTGATAACCCTAGCATCTAAACATAATGTCGCTATCGTACCCATTGGTGGAGGAACGAACGTAACCGGAGCAGTGGACTGTAAacatggagaaaaaagaatgatagTCTCATTAGATACTTCACAGATG AACCAAATTTTGTGGATTGACGATGGGAATTTGGTGGCTCATGTCGAATCTGGAATTATTGGAAAAGATTTGGAAGATCGATTACAGGCAAGAGGCTATACTACAGGGCACGAACCTGATTCATATGAATTTTCCAG TCTCGGTGGATGGGTAGCCACAAGAGCCTCAGGCATGAAGAAAAACCGCTATGGCAACATTGAAGACTTGGTAGTTGCATTGCGAGCCGTGACGCCCAACGGCGAATGGCGAAGCAGCggaacttatccaagagtttcTACTGGGCCCGATATGAATCACGTGATGATCGGTTCAGAAG GAACCCTGGGAGTGGTTACGGAGGTAACTATAAAGATCCGCCCCGTTCCACCTGTACGAAAATATGCTTCATTCGTCTTTCCAGATTTTGATTGCGGAGTTAAATTTATGAGACAAGTTGCTCGCGAT CGCTGTCAGCCGGCTTCCTTGCGTCTAATGGATAACCAGCAGTTCCAGTTTGGCCAAGCACTGCGACCCTCAAAAGGCCCATTCGGCCTAATGGTCGACGGCCTCAAGAACTTTTACCTGACTCGTTTGAAAGGATTAGACATTGAAAAGATTTGTGTCGCTACGATTGTCATGGAAGGGACAGTCAAAGAAGTGGCCATTCAAGAAGAGAAACTGACTGGCATAGGCATTGAATTTCAGGGTATTCCAGCTGGAGAACATAACGGAAAGCGAGGCTATCAACTGACTTTTGCCATCGCTTACATCAGG GATATTGGACTGGATTATGGCGTTGTTGCGGAATCGTTTGAGACGTCAGTTCCATGGGACCGTGTCGTTAATGTCGTTAACAACACAAAAAGCCGTTTGGAAAAGGAATGCGCTG ACCGCAAATTTTCGCACTCGTTTATTTCGGCTCGAGTCACTCAAGTATACGATGCTGGTGCTTGCATTTATTTCTACTTTGGCTTTAACTATGGAAACATGAGCATGCTGCAGGCCGTAGAAGTCTACGAAGAGCTCGAGATTATTGCTCGCGATGAAATTATGGCATCCGGAGGCTCCTTGTCGCACCATCACGGCGTTGGGAAAATTCGTAAAAAGTGGTTGCCTTCCATTTTAACGTCCAATGCTATCAACGTTCTCCATTCCATTAAAAGT
- the LOC124190760 gene encoding putative sodium-coupled neutral amino acid transporter 10 isoform X2, translating into MIKLDSFLSGNAKHTMMLANSIIGASILSMPFCFKQCGIILGSIILYLNSIMTKLCCHQLVKSSLISRRRNYEVLAYDVMGPLGKLWIEVCIIGYNMGCCIAYLVVLGDLGPEILNKIGLNYSFHSARILLMAGSSMFIILPLSLLRDIETLNVMSTVSVAMYMLLVLKSFFEAGVQGLTEGISSNIEVWRFGGVLQCVPIFSMALSCQTQVFEVYESLPEPSLKAMDRVVSSAIDLCTFIYMGVGIAGYLAFADTHFTGNILISFQPSFVTDLMKAGFLLSIILSFPLCVLPCRTSFHSLVYGRESLHQQMEASMSGGTTGSLSDSRFKILTFIIVVATLIIGICIPNVEFVLGLVGATLGTAVCSVAPAWIYLQVAPSTSGERWIAKVLLVCGLGILVLGTAANIYAEEEYSETHAETVLPPSLKEIEAKFDLLLPHSSPPANMVDSFNRLGDKSFNDPLSFNRRRKRKIGIQ; encoded by the exons ATGATTAAACTTGATTCCTTTCTGTCTGGGAATGCTAAACACACAATGATGTTGGCCAATTCAATTATTGGTGCAAGTATTTTGTCCATGCCATTCTGTTTCAAACAG TGTGGAATCATCTTGGGCTCTATAATACTCTATTTAAACAGCATTATGACAAAACTTTGCTGTCATCAACTTGTCAAATCCTCTTTGATTTCGAGAAGGAGGAACTATGAAGTTTTAG CTTATGATGTTATGGGGCCACTAGGAAAACTATGGATTGAAGTGTGTATCATAGGCTACAACATGGGTTGCTGTATTGCTTATTTGGTCGTGCTTGGTGATCTTGGTCCAGagatattaaacaaaataggactgaattattcatttcattcagcACGAATACTTCTCATGGCAG GTAGCAGCATGTTCATCATATTACCTCTCAGCCTCCTGAGAGATATTGAAACATTGAATGTTATGTCCACAGTATCAGTAGCCATGTACATGTTGTTGGTCCTGAAG tcCTTCTTTGAGGCTGGAGTCCAAGGTCTCACCGAGGGAATATCGTCGAATATTGAAGTGTGGAGATTTGGTGGTGTACTTCAATGTGTTCCAATATTTTCGATGGCTCTGTCATGCCAGAC GCAAGTTTTTGAGGTGTACGAATCTCTACCTGAACCTTCACTCAAAGCCATGGATCGAGTGGTATCTTCAGCCATTGACCTCTGTACGTTTATTTACATGGGAGTAGGAATAGCTGGCTACCTAGCATTCGCAGATACTCACTTTACTG GCAATATCCTTATAAGTTTTCAGCCTTCCTTTGTAACTGACTTGATGAAAGCTGGTTTCCTGCTATCCATCATTTTGAGCTTCCCCCTGTGTGTTTTGCCTTGTAGGACAAGTTTCCATTCATTAGTCTATGGAagg GAATCCCTTCATCAACAGATGGAGGCTAGTATGTCGGGAGGAACCACCGGATCACTTTCGGATTCccgatttaaaattttaacttttatcaTAGTCGTTGCCACGTTAATtatcg gTATCTGCATTCCGAATGTAGAATTTGTTTTAGGTTTAGTTGGTGCCACTTTAGGAACTGCTGTCTGTTCCGTGGCGCCTGCGTGGATTTATCTGCAAGTTGCTCCATCGACCTCTGGTGAACGCTGGATCGCCAAG GTACTGTTGGTGTGCGGATTGGGAATTCTCGTTCTGGGAACTGCTGCCAACATCTACGCGGAAGAAGAATATTCAGAAACTCATGCTGAAACTGTTCTGCCGCCCAGTTTGAAGGAAATTGAAGCCAAATTTGACCTTTTGCTGCCACATTCGTCACCACCAGCAAACATGGTGGACAGCTTTAACAGACTTGGTGATAAATCCTTCAATGATCCTCTTAGCTTCAATAG gagaagaaaacgaaaaattggcATCCAATAA
- the LOC124190770 gene encoding DNA-directed RNA polymerase III subunit RPC5-like has product MSKLEEENDEVVREIPVFLSKNLLQKLYVFQYPLRSVAVEMERPHVAASRIKPKLQEVELELELPTHTQNYDRSKAEQIVINTDGQNKYDKPDHQNFFSGSFMDKITYSSTKALLDPGRFAVGIVVDNELHLNPLHGILHVKPNFPYLDKSEKNLKDTDEPTESGDEEEVAEQITVKFARTETDRSKALREKSFGFLQKKNAEEPWYNTKFYSLNSEESMLEKNRLICGKSDTVQNLTMAKDKYISDLIGPSLEIDEFQKQLTLGNASMFQILKLPQLVDRIKNLMANVKLISFSKLCSTLEIKQESVKMESLKSLQQVAELVQGNWVVKSEILYPSGEKDKTVKLCGISGIHPDIISKARDYVLYMFTLNRCVNREAVTIATKIPTDEMKVILEQISFKTKDGWEFKLPFDQAFVDKYPEVVRRSELMNKAKQKQLYNVAEFKAPKKEPTDTIKKRTRRRSRQDSCSSDSGNDVKK; this is encoded by the exons atgtcaaagttAGAAGAGGAGAATGATGAAGTTGTCAGAGAG ATCCCAGTCTTTTTGTCAAAGAATTTGCTTCAGAAACTCTATGTTTTCCAATATCCACTTCGTTCTGTTGCAGTTGAAATGGAAAGACCTCATGTTGCTGCT TCAAGGATTAAGCCTAAACTTCAGGAAGTTGAATTAGAGCTTGAATTACCAACACATACACAAAATTATGATAGGAGCAAAGCTGAGCAAATTGTTATTAATACAGATggacaaaataaatatgataAACCTGATCATCAGAACTTTTTCAGCGG TTCATTTATGGATAAAATCACCTATTCTTCCACAAAAGCACTTTTGGATCCAGGAAGGTTTGCAGTTGGCATTGTAGTTGATAATGAACTTCATCTCAATCCATTGCATGGAATTCTACATGTAAAACCCAACTTTCCATACTTGgacaaatctgaaaaaaatctaaaagataCTGATGAACCAACAG AGTCAGGTGATGAGGAAGAAGTTGCTGAACAAATCACTGTGAAATTTGCTCGAACTGAAACAGACAGAAGCAAAGCCCTCAGAGAAAAGTCTTTTGGGTtcctccaaaaaaagaatgcagAAGAACCCTGGTACAATACCAAATTCTATTCATTAAATTCTGAGGAATCCATG TTGGAAAAAAACCGTCTCATCTGTGGAAAATCGGATACAGTTCAAAATCTAACCATGGCAAAAGATAAATACATCAGCGATTTGATTGGCCCTAGCCTAGAGATTGATGAATTTCAGAAACAACTTACGTTAGGAAACGCGTCAATGTTTCAAATTCTTAAACTGCCTCAACTTGTAGATAGAATTAAAAATCTCATGGCTAATG TTAAGCTGATCTCGTTCAGTAAGTTGTGCAGTACCCTAGAAATCAAACAGGAATCTGTTAAAATGGAATCGCTGAAATCGCTGCAACAGGTGGCTGAGTTGGTCCAAGGTAACTGGGTTGTCAAGAGCGAAATCCTTTATCCGAGCGGAGAGAAAGACAAAACGGTTAAATTGTGTGGAATTTCCGGAATTCATCCTGATATCATCAGCAAAGCCAGGGATTATGTG TTGTACATGTTTACTCTAAACCGTTGTGTGAACCGAGAAGCAGTCACTATTGCGACTAAAATTCCTACTGATGAAATGAAAGTTATTCTGGAGCAAATTTCCTTCAAGACCAAGGACGGATGGGAATTCAAATTGCCTTTTGATCAAGCCTTTGTTGACAA GTATCCGGAAGTGGTTAGGCGCAGCGAATTGATGAATAAAGCTAAGCAGAAGCAACTTTACAACGTCGCCGAATTTAAAGCTCCGAAGAAGGAACCCACCGatacaataaagaaaagaacaaggcGACGCTCTCGACAAGATTCGTGCAGCTCAGACAGTGGAAATGACGTTAAGAAGTAA
- the LOC124190760 gene encoding putative sodium-coupled neutral amino acid transporter 10 isoform X1, translating into MIKLDSFLSGNAKHTMMLANSIIGASILSMPFCFKQCGIILGSIILYLNSIMTKLCCHQLVKSSLISRRRNYEVLAYDVMGPLGKLWIEVCIIGYNMGCCIAYLVVLGDLGPEILNKIGLNYSFHSARILLMAGSSMFIILPLSLLRDIETLNVMSTVSVAMYMLLVLKSFFEAGVQGLTEGISSNIEVWRFGGVLQCVPIFSMALSCQTQVFEVYESLPEPSLKAMDRVVSSAIDLCTFIYMGVGIAGYLAFADTHFTGNILISFQPSFVTDLMKAGFLLSIILSFPLCVLPCRTSFHSLVYGRESLHQQMEASMSGGTTGSLSDSRFKILTFIIVVATLIIGICIPNVEFVLGLVGATLGTAVCSVAPAWIYLQVAPSTSGERWIAKVLLVCGLGILVLGTAANIYAEEEYSETHAETVLPPSLKEIEAKFDLLLPHSSPPANMVDSFNRLGEENEKLASNNQVVLQSTTEKMRLNNISLAVVLPAAPPIQIQTNHSTNSNEIITPAIVPAEGNR; encoded by the exons ATGATTAAACTTGATTCCTTTCTGTCTGGGAATGCTAAACACACAATGATGTTGGCCAATTCAATTATTGGTGCAAGTATTTTGTCCATGCCATTCTGTTTCAAACAG TGTGGAATCATCTTGGGCTCTATAATACTCTATTTAAACAGCATTATGACAAAACTTTGCTGTCATCAACTTGTCAAATCCTCTTTGATTTCGAGAAGGAGGAACTATGAAGTTTTAG CTTATGATGTTATGGGGCCACTAGGAAAACTATGGATTGAAGTGTGTATCATAGGCTACAACATGGGTTGCTGTATTGCTTATTTGGTCGTGCTTGGTGATCTTGGTCCAGagatattaaacaaaataggactgaattattcatttcattcagcACGAATACTTCTCATGGCAG GTAGCAGCATGTTCATCATATTACCTCTCAGCCTCCTGAGAGATATTGAAACATTGAATGTTATGTCCACAGTATCAGTAGCCATGTACATGTTGTTGGTCCTGAAG tcCTTCTTTGAGGCTGGAGTCCAAGGTCTCACCGAGGGAATATCGTCGAATATTGAAGTGTGGAGATTTGGTGGTGTACTTCAATGTGTTCCAATATTTTCGATGGCTCTGTCATGCCAGAC GCAAGTTTTTGAGGTGTACGAATCTCTACCTGAACCTTCACTCAAAGCCATGGATCGAGTGGTATCTTCAGCCATTGACCTCTGTACGTTTATTTACATGGGAGTAGGAATAGCTGGCTACCTAGCATTCGCAGATACTCACTTTACTG GCAATATCCTTATAAGTTTTCAGCCTTCCTTTGTAACTGACTTGATGAAAGCTGGTTTCCTGCTATCCATCATTTTGAGCTTCCCCCTGTGTGTTTTGCCTTGTAGGACAAGTTTCCATTCATTAGTCTATGGAagg GAATCCCTTCATCAACAGATGGAGGCTAGTATGTCGGGAGGAACCACCGGATCACTTTCGGATTCccgatttaaaattttaacttttatcaTAGTCGTTGCCACGTTAATtatcg gTATCTGCATTCCGAATGTAGAATTTGTTTTAGGTTTAGTTGGTGCCACTTTAGGAACTGCTGTCTGTTCCGTGGCGCCTGCGTGGATTTATCTGCAAGTTGCTCCATCGACCTCTGGTGAACGCTGGATCGCCAAG GTACTGTTGGTGTGCGGATTGGGAATTCTCGTTCTGGGAACTGCTGCCAACATCTACGCGGAAGAAGAATATTCAGAAACTCATGCTGAAACTGTTCTGCCGCCCAGTTTGAAGGAAATTGAAGCCAAATTTGACCTTTTGCTGCCACATTCGTCACCACCAGCAAACATGGTGGACAGCTTTAACAGACTTG gagaagaaaacgaaaaattggcATCCAATAACCAAGTGGTACTCCAATCCACCACTGAAAAGATGCGCCTAAACAACATAAGCCTTGCGGTTGTGCTTCCGGCTGCTCCTCCAATCCAGATACAAACTAACCATTCCACGAATTCCAACGAGATAATCACTCCAGCAATAGTTCCCGCAGAAGGAAATAGATGA
- the LOC124190748 gene encoding alkyldihydroxyacetonephosphate synthase, peroxisomal-like isoform X2: MINGYLRCEDGKAAGPKVPSSIPKKRQELLRWNGWGYEDSGFVLHNLGTERNPKYVFTFSGSRYEIASADLPHFFDWAYATIGVDPSKKKDPQGEPSYPPPIVNEGFVSDLKNTKITFSFEGMDRLFRAHGHTLHDIALLRGGQFLRIPDVVVWPECHSHVEELITLASKHNVAIVPIGGGTNVTGAVDCKHGEKRMIVSLDTSQMNQILWIDDGNLVAHVESGIIGKDLEDRLQARGYTTGHEPDSYEFSSLGGWVATRASGMKKNRYGNIEDLVVALRAVTPNGEWRSSGTYPRVSTGPDMNHVMIGSEGTLGVVTEVTIKIRPVPPVRKYASFVFPDFDCGVKFMRQVARDRCQPASLRLMDNQQFQFGQALRPSKGPFGLMVDGLKNFYLTRLKGLDIEKICVATIVMEGTVKEVAIQEEKLTGIGIEFQGIPAGEHNGKRGYQLTFAIAYIRDIGLDYGVVAESFETSVPWDRVVNVVNNTKSRLEKECADRKFSHSFISARVTQVYDAGACIYFYFGFNYGNMSMLQAVEVYEELEIIARDEIMASGGSLSHHHGVGKIRKKWLPSILTSNAINVLHSIKSTVDPQNIMAAGNLVFD, translated from the exons ATGATTAATGGATACCTGCGGTGTGAAG ATGGAAAGGCAGCAGGCCCTAAAGTACCAAGCTCTATACCGAAAAAGCGTCAAGAATTGCTACGATGGAATGGATGGGGCTACGAAGATTCCGGTTTCGTTTTGCACAATCTCGGGACggaacgaaatccaaaatatgttttcactttcagtGGCAGTCGATATGAGATTGCCAGTGCTGATCTTCCACACTTCTTTGATTGGGCTTACGCTACAATTGGTGTTGATCCTTCGAAAAAGAAGGACCCTCAAGGCGAACCAAGTTATCCACCCCCAATTGTGAACGAAG GCTTTGTCAgcgatttgaaaaataccaaaatcACATTCTCTTTTGAGGGAATGGACAGGCTCTTTCGTGCCCATGGACACACATTGCATGACATTGCCCTTTTGAGAGGAGGCCAGTTCCTCAGGATAccagatgttgttgtttggccAG AATGTCACTCTCACGTGGAAGAATTGATAACCCTAGCATCTAAACATAATGTCGCTATCGTACCCATTGGTGGAGGAACGAACGTAACCGGAGCAGTGGACTGTAAacatggagaaaaaagaatgatagTCTCATTAGATACTTCACAGATG AACCAAATTTTGTGGATTGACGATGGGAATTTGGTGGCTCATGTCGAATCTGGAATTATTGGAAAAGATTTGGAAGATCGATTACAGGCAAGAGGCTATACTACAGGGCACGAACCTGATTCATATGAATTTTCCAG TCTCGGTGGATGGGTAGCCACAAGAGCCTCAGGCATGAAGAAAAACCGCTATGGCAACATTGAAGACTTGGTAGTTGCATTGCGAGCCGTGACGCCCAACGGCGAATGGCGAAGCAGCggaacttatccaagagtttcTACTGGGCCCGATATGAATCACGTGATGATCGGTTCAGAAG GAACCCTGGGAGTGGTTACGGAGGTAACTATAAAGATCCGCCCCGTTCCACCTGTACGAAAATATGCTTCATTCGTCTTTCCAGATTTTGATTGCGGAGTTAAATTTATGAGACAAGTTGCTCGCGAT CGCTGTCAGCCGGCTTCCTTGCGTCTAATGGATAACCAGCAGTTCCAGTTTGGCCAAGCACTGCGACCCTCAAAAGGCCCATTCGGCCTAATGGTCGACGGCCTCAAGAACTTTTACCTGACTCGTTTGAAAGGATTAGACATTGAAAAGATTTGTGTCGCTACGATTGTCATGGAAGGGACAGTCAAAGAAGTGGCCATTCAAGAAGAGAAACTGACTGGCATAGGCATTGAATTTCAGGGTATTCCAGCTGGAGAACATAACGGAAAGCGAGGCTATCAACTGACTTTTGCCATCGCTTACATCAGG GATATTGGACTGGATTATGGCGTTGTTGCGGAATCGTTTGAGACGTCAGTTCCATGGGACCGTGTCGTTAATGTCGTTAACAACACAAAAAGCCGTTTGGAAAAGGAATGCGCTG ACCGCAAATTTTCGCACTCGTTTATTTCGGCTCGAGTCACTCAAGTATACGATGCTGGTGCTTGCATTTATTTCTACTTTGGCTTTAACTATGGAAACATGAGCATGCTGCAGGCCGTAGAAGTCTACGAAGAGCTCGAGATTATTGCTCGCGATGAAATTATGGCATCCGGAGGCTCCTTGTCGCACCATCACGGCGTTGGGAAAATTCGTAAAAAGTGGTTGCCTTCCATTTTAACGTCCAATGCTATCAACGTTCTCCATTCCATTAAAAGT